Proteins co-encoded in one Papaver somniferum cultivar HN1 chromosome 5, ASM357369v1, whole genome shotgun sequence genomic window:
- the LOC113280473 gene encoding uncharacterized protein LOC113280473, with translation MENVVSAVLFVTDPHEKTVYFVSKSLTGAEKRYKNIEKIALALFHASRRLKPYFQVRQIVVYSEYPLKRILECADDSIRLAIWSNFLGSYEIKYETRTVEKRHALVALLAYFPVDDKQTVTEEEEELFKPIEPATDHTGGESVIEVDTPEPLWTVFTDGASNVGGDGCVILTPEGSRIEKATRLGFQASNNDAEYEAAIIGLKAVKQLYAKNVKLVTDSMLVVSQFLGTYRSKEERMALYLDHMRELPNDFDQFSIGKRTWLENRHADALAYLSSAVENDTTCFVVVDFQELPSISDIHFVLALEHASGGERTTTSTQGDTENIDRNMDIDSPVIDGSGNPAENASDWRQPYIRYLTTSELPEDEKLASKVKKNACRYSMIEGELYSKPVGLDPFLRCISAEEGQQILAEAHEGICGNHSGGRSLAHMILSQGYFWSYMQKYAKECAHKCVPCQEHAPVPKRPANELHPVFSPWSFSMWGLDIVVPLPKAPGGVKFVLAATDYFTKWVKAVALVHVTRHDVKRFIWENIVCIFGISDAIVSDNGKQSDSGVIKDFCKNLNIRHNFSSPYYAQSNGQAEATNCVIMDNLKKRLEKAKGKWT, from the coding sequence ATGGAGAACGTTGTAAGTGCAGTGTTGTTTGTTACGGATCCACATGAAAAGACTGTTTACTTCGTCAGTAAATCTTTGACGGGGGCGGAAAAACGGTACAAAAATATTGAAAAGATAGCACTTGCACTGTTCCATGCATCTCGTCGCCTCAAACCTTATTTCCAAGTGAGGCAGATCGTTGTCTACTCGGAATACCCGCTGAAGAGAATCCTGGAATGTGCTGATGATTCCATCCGACTAGCCATATGGTCAAATTTTCTGGGGTCATATGAAATCAAGTACGAGACCAGAACTGTAGAGAAGAGACACGCCCTGGTTGCACTGCTAGCATATTTTCCTGTGGACGACAAACAAACAGttaccgaagaagaagaggagttgtTCAAACCCATAGAGCCAGCCACCGATCATACTGGGGGCGAGTCCGTAATTGAGGTCGATACACCTGAACCATTATGGACTGTATTTACTGATGGGGCATCGAATGTTGGTGGAGATGGATGTGTCATCCTTACTCCTGAAGGTTCGAGGATCGAGAAAGCGACCAGGCTAGGTTTTCAAGCATCAAACAATGATGCTGAATATGAAGCTGCAATTATCGGTTTAAAGGCTGTCAAACAGTTATATGCGAAGAACGTGAAGCTGGTGACTGATTCCATGCTAGTAGTTAGCCAGTTTCTGGGGACCTACAGATCCAAGGAAGAGAGGATGGCCCTGTATTTGGATCATATGAGAGAGCTACCAAATGATTTCGACCAATTCTCTATTGGGAAGCGAACGTGGTTGGAAAACAGGCACGCAGATGCTTTAGCATATCTTTCTTCCGCAGTCGAAAATGATACCACTTGTTTCGTTGTAGTGGATTTCCAAGAGTTGCCTAGCATTTCCGACATACATTTTGTTCTGGCTCTCGAACACGCTAGTGGGGGCGAGAGGACAACTACATCAACACAAGGAGATACTGAGAACATTGATAGAAATATGGATATTGACAGTCCAGTGATTGATGGTTCAGGCAATCCTGCTGAAAACGCTTCAGACTGGCGTCAACCTTATATCAGGTATTTGACAACCAGTGAACTCCCAGAAGATGAGAAACTTGCTTCAAAGGTGAAAAAGAATGCTTGCAGATATTCAATGATCGAGGGGGAGCTGTACAGCAAACCTGTAGGTTTGGATCCATTTTTGCGGTGCATATCAGCCGAAGAAGGGCAACAAATATTGGCGGAGGctcatgaaggaatatgtggcaaCCATTCTGGAGGGCGCAGTCTCGCGCACATGATACTTTCCCAGGGATACTTCTGGTCATACATGCAAAAATATGCTAAAGAATGCGCACATAAATGCGTACCATGCCAAGAGCACGCCCCAGTTCCTAAAAGGCCCGCCAACGAATTGCATCCAGTTTTTAGTCCCTGGTCATTCTCTATGTGGGGACTAGATATCGTCGTACCACTTCCCAAAGCTCCTGGAGGCGTTAAATTTGTACTAGCCGCtactgattatttcaccaaatgggtcaaaGCAGTGGCACTGGTACACGTTACTAGACATGATGTGAAAAGGTTTATATGGGAGAATATCGTTTGCATATTTGGAATCTCGGACGCGATAGTATCAGACAATGGGAAGCAGTCCGATTCTGGGGTGATCAAAGACTTCTGCAAGAACCTGAATATTCGCCACAATTTCTCATCTCCTTATTATGCTCAGAGTAACGGGCAGGCAGAAGCAACCAATTGTGTTATTATGGACAATCTCAAGAAAAGGCTAGAGAAAGCAAAGGGAAAATGGACATAA